A window of the Bacteroidota bacterium genome harbors these coding sequences:
- a CDS encoding SUMF1/EgtB/PvdO family nonheme iron enzyme, with protein sequence MIFIQGCASVDNPVQVLPSGSVQVITTADAKCILYKSSDIVSEWTGSKLIPGLAEGTYKVKITSDKFNSSFEESFELGVNQKKVVESAIGSLDIRLKSDFTWEVTKDNKSLFSGKGSLKIDTIWTGAYKVKLGVPGVPDYLTRDITVSKAQTFVLEMESGKLDVRIPSTMEAILSINDSTELYRWNGRRIIDSLWAGTYQIKVKVHPLVPDYTSNITIVKQQTKVVELDYAKLDIKARNQMECILFRGNVELDRWFGSKRFDSLWVGDYTVKIKPNPLLPEYSTSFTLIKQQVKVIELDYGTLDIRVPVQMECVLLSGATELERWNGSRKYDSLWVGDYTVKIKVNPLLPEYSTSFTLAKQQTKVVELEYGKLDVKVQSQMQCVLLRGTTEVERWNGSRLFDSLWTGDYTVKVKVNALLPDYVSNVSIVKLQTKTVEPPIGSFTIKTKSDYKNTLLVDGVGQHVWSGTKEFNPWLAGSYTLKSQMFPGAPAPSTNFTINQNENRIIEWETGSINVVAPGSTCKLKRDLVDQFTWQGSRLLDSLITGYYTVEIQEPNSPLWFGDFNLIKDEQKIVSIPYGSVQITSNIATTVTKLIYNGTTLKTLSGNGTISNIVPGNYTLRVEAPDYISQTENISVTSGQNQPRSYQLQQDYTQMVFIPGGTFTMGCTSDQGVCLDNERPSHQVTLSAYEIRKFEVNQMEWLTVMGTNPANFIGNSKPMESVTWFEIINFCNLLSTREGLTPVYTINGSIVTANLSANGYRLPTEAEWEYAARGGALTTNTLYSGSNNIDAVAWYNNNSNNTTHDAGEKSPNQLGIYGMNGNVWEWCWDWYGDYSAASQTNPTGPETGTHRVARGGSWSSSAQYSRVAVRYNFAPDLKYDFLGFRLVRTR encoded by the coding sequence ATGATTTTTATTCAAGGTTGTGCTTCAGTCGACAACCCTGTACAGGTGTTGCCGAGCGGTTCCGTTCAGGTGATTACAACCGCGGACGCTAAATGCATACTTTACAAATCGAGTGATATAGTATCGGAATGGACAGGATCGAAATTAATTCCGGGCTTGGCTGAAGGGACTTACAAGGTCAAAATTACCTCTGATAAATTCAACTCGTCTTTTGAGGAAAGTTTTGAGCTTGGTGTAAATCAGAAAAAAGTTGTTGAATCTGCCATCGGGTCATTGGATATAAGACTCAAATCCGATTTTACCTGGGAAGTTACAAAAGACAATAAATCCCTTTTTTCCGGAAAAGGAAGTCTCAAAATTGATACAATCTGGACTGGTGCCTACAAAGTTAAACTGGGTGTTCCGGGAGTTCCCGATTATTTGACAAGGGATATTACTGTATCAAAAGCACAAACTTTCGTTCTTGAGATGGAGTCAGGAAAACTGGATGTTAGAATTCCCTCTACAATGGAGGCAATCCTGTCGATTAACGACTCGACTGAGCTGTACCGGTGGAATGGCAGGAGGATTATCGATTCACTTTGGGCAGGTACCTATCAGATAAAAGTAAAAGTGCACCCGCTGGTTCCGGATTACACATCCAATATTACGATTGTGAAACAACAGACAAAAGTGGTTGAACTGGATTATGCAAAGCTCGATATCAAAGCCAGAAATCAGATGGAATGTATCTTGTTTCGGGGGAATGTTGAGCTTGACCGCTGGTTTGGGAGTAAACGGTTTGACTCTCTTTGGGTTGGGGATTATACCGTGAAAATAAAGCCAAATCCATTACTTCCGGAATATTCAACAAGTTTTACATTAATAAAACAGCAGGTCAAAGTAATTGAACTCGATTATGGCACGCTCGACATAAGGGTTCCGGTTCAGATGGAATGTGTGCTGTTGAGTGGCGCTACAGAACTTGAACGATGGAACGGCAGCAGAAAATATGACTCTCTTTGGGTCGGGGATTATACGGTGAAGATAAAAGTTAATCCCTTGCTTCCTGAATATTCCACGAGTTTTACTTTGGCAAAACAGCAAACCAAAGTGGTTGAGCTTGAATACGGTAAACTTGATGTCAAGGTTCAGAGTCAGATGCAGTGTGTTTTGTTGAGGGGAACTACAGAAGTTGAACGCTGGAACGGCAGCAGATTATTTGATTCACTTTGGACAGGAGATTACACCGTAAAGGTTAAGGTTAATGCGTTGCTCCCCGATTATGTAAGCAATGTGTCAATTGTTAAACTTCAAACCAAAACAGTTGAACCACCGATTGGCAGTTTCACGATAAAAACAAAGAGTGACTACAAGAATACTCTTCTGGTGGATGGCGTTGGGCAACATGTATGGTCAGGGACAAAAGAGTTTAATCCATGGCTTGCGGGAAGTTACACTTTAAAGAGTCAGATGTTCCCGGGGGCACCTGCTCCAAGCACCAATTTTACCATCAATCAAAACGAAAACAGGATTATTGAATGGGAAACGGGGAGTATTAATGTAGTCGCACCCGGCTCCACATGCAAACTGAAAAGAGACCTGGTGGACCAGTTCACCTGGCAAGGCAGCAGATTACTGGATTCGTTGATTACAGGTTATTATACTGTTGAAATTCAGGAACCAAATTCACCGTTATGGTTCGGGGATTTCAATTTGATTAAAGACGAACAAAAGATTGTAAGTATCCCCTATGGTTCGGTTCAGATAACATCGAATATCGCGACCACAGTAACAAAATTGATTTACAACGGAACGACCTTAAAAACTCTCTCCGGGAACGGAACAATCTCGAACATAGTACCCGGAAATTATACCTTGAGGGTGGAGGCTCCCGATTATATCAGCCAGACGGAAAATATATCTGTAACAAGCGGACAAAACCAGCCGAGGAGTTATCAGTTACAGCAGGATTACACTCAGATGGTATTCATTCCGGGAGGCACCTTCACGATGGGATGCACTTCAGATCAGGGTGTATGCCTCGATAATGAACGACCCTCACATCAGGTTACTCTTTCTGCATATGAAATAAGAAAATTTGAGGTAAATCAGATGGAATGGCTGACAGTAATGGGAACCAACCCGGCGAATTTTATTGGTAACAGCAAACCCATGGAATCTGTAACCTGGTTCGAAATTATTAATTTTTGTAATTTATTGAGTACGAGGGAGGGACTTACTCCAGTCTACACCATTAACGGTTCAATCGTCACTGCCAACTTGAGCGCTAACGGCTACAGATTGCCAACAGAAGCCGAGTGGGAATATGCTGCAAGAGGTGGTGCCTTGACGACCAACACCCTGTATAGTGGAAGTAACAATATTGATGCTGTCGCGTGGTACAACAACAATTCCAATAACACCACACATGATGCAGGTGAGAAAAGTCCGAACCAGTTGGGTATTTACGGTATGAATGGAAATGTTTGGGAATGGTGCTGGGACTGGTACGGCGACTACTCGGCGGCAAGTCAGACAAATCCGACAGGTCCCGAAACAGGTACCCACCGGGTTGCTCGTGGAGGCAGTTGGAGCAGCAGCGCCCAGTACTCCCGCGTGGCTGTCAGGTACAATTTTGCTCCGGACCTTAAGTACGACTTTCTCGGTTTCCGTCTTGTAAGAACGAGATGA
- a CDS encoding ribonuclease HII: MDNDSRNRGDIVRLMKSFDDFYRVRFKTEFLAGTDEAGRGPLAGPVMAAAVILPPDLDLPGVNDSKKLTDKKRRELKEVIYTYALTVRFTAIDAEEIDRINILRASLFAMKVSVESLTTKPGVILVDGNKSFDSDVPLLPIVKGDAKSLSIAAASIIAKVARDDAMFELSRIHPEYGWEHNKGYPTKEHIAALKKYGPTHYHRKTFIDHIIGPDLFNQN, translated from the coding sequence ATGGATAATGATTCTCGGAATCGTGGCGATATTGTTCGGCTTATGAAATCATTTGACGATTTTTACCGGGTCAGATTTAAAACTGAATTTCTCGCGGGAACTGACGAAGCAGGAAGAGGACCGCTTGCCGGACCTGTAATGGCAGCTGCAGTCATTCTTCCCCCGGATCTGGATCTTCCCGGAGTGAATGATTCCAAAAAATTGACCGACAAAAAAAGAAGGGAATTGAAAGAGGTAATTTATACTTATGCTCTAACGGTAAGATTTACTGCAATCGATGCCGAAGAGATCGACAGAATAAATATTTTAAGGGCCTCCCTGTTTGCCATGAAGGTCTCAGTGGAATCGCTTACCACAAAACCGGGCGTTATCCTCGTTGACGGAAATAAATCTTTCGATTCAGATGTTCCGCTTCTCCCCATTGTAAAAGGCGATGCAAAATCCCTTTCCATTGCCGCAGCCTCGATCATCGCAAAAGTCGCAAGGGATGATGCCATGTTCGAACTATCGCGAATCCATCCCGAATACGGCTGGGAGCACAACAAAGGATACCCGACGAAAGAACATATTGCTGCTCTCAAGAAGTATGGACCAACTCATTACCACCGAAAAACATTTATTGATCACATAATTGGACCGGATTTGTTTAATCAAAACTAA
- a CDS encoding geranylgeranylglycerol-phosphate geranylgeranyltransferase yields the protein MFRPVNFIISFISGFLSVFIAMGGVYSDTVLFFGSLIGLSAGLVGSGGNIINDILDVETDKINRPDRPLPSGKVSETTAMRLYLFTKMGGIFFASLAGIIPAVIAALSSIVIFFYSYYLKNIPLAGNITVAFFTGLIFVFGASAVDNYNGVIFPFIFSFFINLIREIVKDIEDMEGDEATEVTTFPIVFGLDASKKLISILSLVLVVLVFLPFAFQVYRIEYLVIISLSVAPGLVSSMDAVRKASRKEDYTVISRNLKWIMILGIVAILFGL from the coding sequence TTGTTCAGACCCGTCAATTTTATCATTTCTTTTATCTCGGGATTCCTCTCTGTCTTTATTGCCATGGGTGGAGTATACTCCGATACTGTCCTTTTTTTTGGAAGTCTCATCGGACTTTCAGCGGGACTTGTTGGATCAGGTGGCAATATCATTAACGATATTCTGGATGTGGAGACGGATAAAATCAACCGTCCCGATCGCCCGCTCCCCTCAGGGAAGGTCTCCGAGACGACTGCGATGCGTCTCTATCTTTTCACCAAAATGGGCGGAATATTTTTTGCATCCCTCGCAGGGATAATCCCGGCGGTTATTGCAGCGCTCTCCTCCATCGTCATCTTTTTCTATTCATACTATCTTAAAAACATTCCACTGGCGGGAAACATCACGGTTGCATTTTTCACGGGGTTGATTTTCGTTTTCGGTGCCTCGGCGGTCGACAACTACAATGGTGTGATTTTTCCCTTCATTTTCTCGTTTTTCATTAATCTGATCAGAGAAATTGTAAAGGATATTGAGGATATGGAAGGGGATGAAGCGACTGAAGTGACTACATTTCCCATAGTTTTCGGGTTGGATGCATCAAAGAAATTAATTTCCATACTGAGTCTTGTGCTGGTAGTTCTTGTATTCCTCCCTTTTGCATTTCAGGTGTACAGGATTGAATATCTTGTCATTATTTCGTTGTCTGTGGCTCCGGGGCTGGTATCATCAATGGACGCAGTGAGAAAAGCAAGCCGTAAAGAAGACTATACAGTTATCAGCAGAAATCTTAAATGGATAATGATTCTCGGAATCGTGGCGATATTGTTCGGCTTATGA
- a CDS encoding succinate dehydrogenase cytochrome b subunit has protein sequence MGWFLRFLSSSIGQKFVSGLTGLFLISFLLVHLAGNFQLFMNDNGVAFNAYSEFMSTNPIIRTLEIGLVLGFVFHMFIGTRLWLKNRAARPVAYAVRDANANSDWTSRSMFLSGLIIVVFLVIHLRSFFVETRFLGQHDMYKLVVEAFKQPVYSGFYVFAMILLGIHLNHGFQSSFQTFGLLGKKYSPVIKGLGLAFAIIVPLLYAVIPLYFLFGTGGK, from the coding sequence ATGGGATGGTTTTTGCGGTTTTTGAGCTCTTCGATCGGCCAGAAATTTGTATCCGGTCTAACTGGGCTCTTTTTAATTTCCTTCCTGCTGGTGCATCTCGCCGGTAATTTTCAACTTTTTATGAATGATAACGGGGTCGCATTTAATGCCTACTCGGAATTCATGTCAACCAATCCAATTATCAGAACACTTGAGATCGGTCTGGTTTTGGGATTTGTATTCCATATGTTCATCGGTACCAGACTCTGGCTAAAAAACAGGGCAGCAAGACCCGTTGCTTATGCTGTCAGGGATGCGAACGCAAACAGTGACTGGACTTCCCGTTCTATGTTTCTGAGCGGATTGATAATAGTTGTTTTTCTTGTGATTCACCTGAGGAGTTTTTTCGTGGAGACAAGATTTCTTGGGCAACATGACATGTATAAACTCGTTGTCGAGGCTTTCAAACAACCAGTTTATTCAGGATTTTATGTGTTTGCAATGATCCTGCTCGGAATACACCTCAACCATGGTTTTCAGAGTTCCTTCCAAACCTTTGGGCTTTTGGGAAAGAAATACTCGCCGGTTATAAAAGGGCTTGGTCTGGCTTTTGCGATCATTGTTCCCCTTCTATACGCTGTCATTCCACTCTATTTTTTATTTGGAACAGGAGGTAAATAA
- a CDS encoding fumarate reductase/succinate dehydrogenase flavoprotein subunit produces the protein MALDSKIPSGPIEKKWYNHKFNLKLVNPANRRKYHVIVVGTGLAGGAAAATLGEMGYEVSAFCYQDSARRAHSIAAQGGINAAKNYRNDGDSIYRLFYDTVKGGDYRAREANVYRLAELSVNIIDQCVAQGVPFAREYGGYLDNRSFGGAQVSRTFYARGQTGQQLLLGAYSALSRQVGLGQVKMYERHEMLDVVMIDGKARGIIARNMVTGEIEKHAADAVILATGGYGNVYYLSTNAKGCNTSAIWRAHKRGAYFGNPCFVQIHPTCIPVSGEHQSKLTLMSESLRNDGRVWVPLKKGDTRRAQDIPEAERDYYLERRYPSFGNLVPRDVASRAAKQVCDEGRGVGSSKMAVYLDFADAIKRQGKAKIEEKYGNLFDMYYEITDENPYEVPMRIYPAVHYTMGGLWVDYNLMTTVPGLFAAGEANFSDHGANRLGASALMQGLADGYFVLPSTVGGYLGSNTFPKVTTDAPEFEEAVKNVKSGIDKLLSIKGTNSVDYYHKKLGKIMWDKVGMGRNETGLKEAITEIQSLREDFWKNVRVLGVNEELNQSLEKAGRVADFFELAELMAKDALNRRESCGGHFREESQTEDNEAKRDDENFSFVSAWEYKGAGNDPELHKEELTFEYCKPSQRSYK, from the coding sequence ATGGCTTTAGATTCGAAGATCCCTTCCGGACCAATCGAGAAAAAGTGGTACAACCACAAATTCAACCTTAAACTTGTAAATCCTGCCAACAGAAGAAAATATCATGTGATAGTAGTCGGCACAGGTCTTGCCGGAGGAGCTGCTGCAGCCACTCTTGGTGAGATGGGATATGAAGTTTCGGCTTTTTGTTATCAGGACAGTGCCCGGAGGGCTCACAGCATTGCCGCTCAGGGCGGAATTAACGCTGCAAAAAATTACAGAAATGACGGCGATTCAATTTACAGACTTTTTTACGACACCGTAAAAGGTGGCGACTACCGTGCCCGTGAGGCAAATGTTTACCGCCTTGCAGAATTAAGCGTAAACATAATCGACCAGTGTGTGGCACAGGGTGTTCCGTTCGCAAGAGAATACGGCGGATATCTTGACAACCGTTCATTCGGTGGAGCACAGGTTTCGAGAACATTTTATGCAAGAGGACAGACTGGGCAGCAGTTGTTGCTGGGTGCATACAGCGCACTTTCGCGCCAGGTTGGCCTTGGTCAGGTTAAGATGTATGAACGCCACGAAATGCTTGATGTTGTAATGATTGACGGGAAAGCCCGCGGAATTATAGCCCGTAACATGGTTACAGGTGAAATCGAGAAGCACGCAGCAGATGCCGTGATTCTTGCAACGGGTGGATACGGGAATGTCTACTACCTCTCCACCAATGCCAAAGGCTGCAACACAAGTGCAATCTGGCGTGCTCACAAAAGAGGAGCCTACTTCGGAAATCCCTGCTTTGTTCAGATACATCCGACATGCATACCTGTAAGCGGCGAACACCAGTCGAAACTTACTCTCATGTCTGAGAGTCTAAGGAACGACGGAAGGGTGTGGGTTCCGCTGAAAAAAGGAGATACAAGAAGGGCACAGGACATTCCTGAAGCAGAGAGGGATTATTATCTCGAACGCCGTTACCCGTCATTTGGTAACCTGGTTCCGAGAGATGTTGCCTCCCGTGCCGCAAAACAGGTATGCGATGAAGGCAGAGGAGTTGGTTCTTCCAAAATGGCGGTTTATCTCGATTTTGCAGATGCCATTAAAAGACAGGGCAAAGCCAAAATTGAAGAGAAATATGGTAATCTTTTCGACATGTATTATGAAATAACCGATGAAAATCCGTATGAAGTACCTATGAGAATCTATCCGGCAGTTCATTACACAATGGGCGGATTGTGGGTCGACTACAATCTTATGACCACGGTTCCCGGACTTTTTGCCGCGGGTGAAGCCAATTTCTCGGATCATGGTGCCAACAGGCTCGGTGCCTCTGCACTCATGCAGGGTCTTGCCGATGGTTATTTTGTACTTCCTTCCACTGTTGGAGGATATCTTGGTTCTAACACCTTCCCGAAAGTTACCACTGATGCACCTGAATTTGAAGAAGCTGTGAAAAATGTCAAGTCAGGCATCGATAAACTTCTTTCAATAAAAGGAACGAATTCTGTCGACTATTACCACAAAAAGCTTGGCAAGATAATGTGGGACAAAGTCGGTATGGGAAGAAACGAGACAGGACTGAAAGAGGCAATCACAGAAATTCAATCTCTGAGAGAGGATTTCTGGAAAAATGTCAGAGTTCTTGGAGTGAATGAAGAGTTGAACCAGTCGCTTGAAAAAGCCGGACGGGTTGCAGATTTCTTTGAACTCGCTGAACTTATGGCAAAAGATGCACTCAACCGTCGTGAATCGTGCGGTGGTCACTTCAGAGAGGAATCTCAGACAGAAGACAATGAAGCCAAAAGAGATGATGAAAACTTTAGTTTCGTATCAGCCTGGGAATATAAAGGTGCCGGAAATGACCCCGAACTTCACAAGGAAGAGCTGACATTCGAATACTGCAAACCCAGCCAAAGAAGCTACAAATAG
- a CDS encoding succinate dehydrogenase/fumarate reductase iron-sulfur subunit, producing the protein MNFKLKIWRQKNSKDSGRFVDYSVANISEDTSFLEMLDILNEDLIAKNEEPVAFDHDCREGICGMCSLHISGRPHGPRQKVTACQLFMRSFKEGETITVEPWRAKPFPVIKDCITDRSAFDRIMQSGGFISASTGSAPDGNAVPIPKKDAELAMDAAACIGCGACVAACKNASAMLFVAAKVSHLGHLPQGKVERKERVLNMVAQMDKEGFGSCTNTYACEAECPKGISVANIAFLNREYLKAGLS; encoded by the coding sequence ATGAACTTTAAGTTGAAAATATGGCGTCAAAAGAATTCGAAAGATTCAGGCAGATTTGTTGATTATTCGGTAGCTAATATTTCTGAAGACACATCTTTCCTTGAGATGCTCGACATACTGAATGAGGACCTTATCGCCAAAAATGAGGAACCCGTTGCATTCGACCACGATTGCCGTGAAGGTATTTGCGGGATGTGCAGCCTCCACATTAGTGGCAGACCTCACGGTCCGAGACAGAAAGTAACAGCCTGCCAGTTGTTTATGAGGTCCTTTAAGGAAGGAGAAACAATTACAGTAGAGCCATGGCGTGCAAAGCCGTTCCCTGTGATTAAAGATTGCATCACTGACCGGTCAGCTTTCGACAGAATAATGCAGTCGGGCGGTTTCATTTCTGCAAGCACGGGTTCTGCTCCCGATGGTAACGCGGTTCCGATCCCTAAAAAGGATGCTGAACTGGCAATGGATGCCGCTGCCTGTATCGGATGCGGTGCATGTGTAGCTGCATGCAAGAATGCTTCAGCCATGCTTTTTGTTGCAGCAAAAGTCTCACACCTCGGTCACCTTCCTCAAGGGAAAGTGGAAAGGAAAGAGAGAGTGCTCAATATGGTTGCCCAGATGGACAAGGAAGGATTCGGATCATGCACAAACACTTATGCATGTGAGGCTGAATGTCCTAAAGGCATTTCTGTGGCGAATATTGCGTTCCTCAATCGTGAATACCTGAAAGCGGGTTTATCGTAA
- the obgE gene encoding GTPase ObgE produces the protein MFIDFVSIEISAGAGGDGAVAFRREKFVPKGGPSGGDGGDGGSVYIYADHNLHTLLDFRYKKKYAAEDGKPGGTSLKDGRKGEDLIIKVPVGTIIKDADTGKTILDVKKAGETYLIAKGGKGGKGNSKFATAVNRTPRTAEPGTPGKGFRADLELKLLADVGLVGFPNAGKSTLISVISEAKPKIANYPFTTLEPNLGIVRVGDYDSFTMADIPGIIEGASEGKGLGIQFLKHIERTGILLFLLDITSDDYDRDLATLLNEMKKFSPTLAKKKKILALTKADLLDEESLSALQKVKVKGYRGKPMIISSASRLNIDLLVKRLWDEMQKKESK, from the coding sequence GTGTTTATAGATTTTGTAAGTATTGAAATTTCAGCAGGAGCAGGTGGCGATGGTGCAGTTGCATTCAGAAGAGAAAAATTTGTTCCGAAAGGCGGACCTTCAGGTGGTGACGGAGGTGACGGGGGTTCGGTTTATATATACGCCGACCATAACCTTCACACTCTTCTTGACTTTAGATATAAGAAGAAATATGCAGCCGAAGACGGTAAACCGGGAGGCACCTCACTGAAGGACGGGCGAAAAGGTGAAGACCTGATAATAAAAGTTCCGGTAGGAACCATTATTAAGGATGCCGATACGGGAAAGACCATTCTTGATGTAAAAAAAGCAGGCGAAACCTACCTTATTGCAAAAGGAGGAAAGGGAGGCAAGGGGAACTCGAAGTTTGCCACAGCGGTAAACAGAACTCCCAGAACAGCCGAACCCGGAACTCCCGGTAAAGGTTTTAGAGCCGATCTTGAATTAAAACTGCTCGCAGATGTTGGACTTGTCGGTTTTCCGAATGCGGGGAAATCCACGCTCATTTCAGTGATATCCGAAGCCAAACCTAAAATTGCAAATTATCCTTTTACCACACTTGAGCCAAATCTCGGTATTGTCCGCGTGGGAGACTATGACTCTTTCACGATGGCGGATATTCCCGGAATTATCGAGGGAGCAAGTGAGGGGAAAGGTTTGGGAATCCAGTTTCTGAAGCACATCGAAAGAACAGGTATTCTTCTTTTCCTTCTCGACATTACATCAGATGACTACGATCGCGATCTGGCAACACTGCTGAACGAGATGAAAAAATTCAGTCCAACTCTTGCAAAAAAGAAGAAAATTCTCGCCCTGACAAAAGCGGATCTCTTGGATGAGGAGAGTTTGTCAGCACTTCAGAAAGTAAAAGTAAAAGGATATCGGGGAAAACCGATGATTATCTCTTCTGCATCACGCCTGAATATCGACTTGCTCGTAAAGAGACTGTGGGATGAAATGCAGAAAAAGGAAAGCAAATAA
- a CDS encoding M48 family metalloprotease: MRIHKYSAVVLSVAFTFFISACSSLGLNIFSDADEVSLGSNVAAEIAADPKEYPIFRGDPSIKQYLNDRIFYHLLQSNSITKKNVYTYQLEIIDRPDVLNAFALPGGRVYVYTGLLKYLDSEAALAGVLGHEIAHAERRHATQRMTAQYGTSMLIGLVLGQNPNKYVEIAANLFAGLSLLSNSRSNEDESDKYSIEYLKDTRYYPGGVKFFFEKMRDDGKVSSKSGGIETFLSTHPDPIARISSTDQRLKEKGMAVFSYTNYAGQGVFRDEYKRNITDKLPK, from the coding sequence ATGAGAATCCATAAATACAGTGCGGTCGTCCTTTCGGTCGCATTTACTTTCTTCATTTCAGCCTGCTCGAGTCTGGGACTGAATATATTTTCAGACGCTGATGAAGTATCATTGGGGTCAAATGTGGCTGCGGAGATAGCTGCAGATCCGAAGGAATATCCAATATTCCGGGGAGATCCATCCATAAAGCAATATTTGAACGACAGGATTTTTTATCACCTGTTGCAATCAAATTCGATCACCAAAAAAAATGTGTACACTTATCAGTTGGAAATTATCGACAGACCCGATGTGCTGAACGCATTTGCTCTTCCGGGTGGAAGAGTGTATGTTTATACGGGACTGTTAAAGTATCTTGACTCTGAAGCAGCACTCGCAGGTGTACTTGGACATGAAATCGCACACGCCGAACGGAGGCACGCAACCCAGAGAATGACTGCACAGTATGGCACTTCAATGTTGATCGGTCTGGTTTTGGGTCAAAATCCAAACAAATATGTGGAAATTGCCGCAAATCTTTTTGCAGGGTTATCGTTGCTTTCCAACAGCCGTTCGAATGAAGATGAAAGTGACAAATATTCGATTGAATACCTGAAAGACACACGCTATTATCCGGGTGGAGTGAAATTCTTTTTCGAAAAGATGAGAGATGACGGTAAAGTCAGTTCCAAAAGTGGTGGAATTGAGACTTTTCTTTCCACACATCCTGATCCAATTGCCAGAATATCGAGTACAGATCAGCGTCTGAAAGAAAAAGGAATGGCAGTGTTTTCCTACACAAACTACGCCGGACAAGGGGTATTCAGAGACGAGTACAAAAGAAACATTACCGATAAATTACCTAAATAG